In Devosia sp. 1566, a single genomic region encodes these proteins:
- a CDS encoding cupin domain-containing protein: MRHFLGAHLMRELEELLLADDGVFPNSRLPVLVYRGAVKPEDGAPALERLFERNGWPPKWRDTVFTFHHYHSNAHECLGVAEGNATLRLGGPSGAEVKVEAGDVVVIPAGVAHQRMLASTDFMVVGAYPPGEEQWDTLRGRPDDRPKADETIAKLPLPESDPVTGKTGALVDRWR; encoded by the coding sequence TTGCGACACTTTCTCGGCGCGCATCTGATGCGCGAACTGGAAGAGTTGTTGCTGGCCGACGATGGCGTGTTTCCCAATAGCCGGCTGCCGGTGCTGGTGTATCGTGGCGCGGTCAAGCCCGAAGACGGCGCGCCGGCGCTGGAGCGCCTGTTCGAGCGTAATGGCTGGCCGCCCAAATGGCGCGACACGGTGTTCACGTTCCACCATTATCATTCCAACGCGCATGAATGCCTTGGCGTGGCTGAAGGCAACGCAACCCTGCGCCTGGGGGGACCGAGCGGGGCCGAAGTGAAGGTGGAGGCGGGCGACGTGGTGGTGATCCCCGCGGGGGTGGCGCACCAGCGGATGCTGGCGAGCACTGACTTCATGGTGGTGGGCGCCTATCCACCAGGCGAAGAGCAATGGGATACGCTGCGCGGGCGGCCCGATGATCGACCCAAGGCCGATGAAACCATCGCCAAGCTGCCGCTGCCGGAAAGCGATCCGGTGACCGGCAAGACTGGAGCACTGGTAGACCGGTGGCGCTAG
- a CDS encoding MFS transporter, giving the protein MSLPLLALFLAAFAFGTAEFVIAGILPDVATDLGVSVPVAGYLISGYAIGIAIGGPLLALLTNRMSRKTLILLLGAVFTLGQALCAIAPNFELLMAARVIVSVVHGAYFGIAAVVAVTLVAPERRGFAVALILSGLTVSNILGVPGGTAIGNALGWRATFWTVGAIGFVATLATAFFLPAAPGVQAAAGSFKREFRALGRQAIICSLLIVVLVMIGQYSLFTFIAPLLLEVTQLEPGVVPWVLLLFGIGSTIGVFIGGRLADWKLMPSLIGIMVLQASVYAALYLASPVPWLMAITVIAWGGVNFAFGSPVQSRILAWAGDAPNLASALVPTGFNIGIAIGAVLGGTLLEHDFGYRNLPLIGVAALLLALAIAVLSYAWERHSGDVPPGAPAAA; this is encoded by the coding sequence ATGTCGTTGCCGCTGCTCGCCCTGTTCCTTGCGGCATTTGCCTTCGGCACCGCCGAATTCGTCATCGCCGGCATTCTGCCTGATGTCGCCACCGATCTCGGCGTTTCGGTTCCGGTCGCCGGCTACCTCATCTCGGGCTACGCCATCGGCATCGCCATAGGTGGCCCCCTCCTTGCGCTCCTGACCAATCGCATGTCGCGCAAGACCCTGATCCTTCTTCTAGGCGCCGTGTTCACCCTGGGACAGGCGCTCTGCGCCATCGCGCCCAACTTCGAGCTCTTGATGGCGGCGCGGGTGATCGTCTCGGTCGTGCATGGCGCCTATTTCGGCATCGCCGCCGTGGTCGCAGTGACCTTGGTCGCGCCCGAACGGCGCGGCTTTGCCGTCGCCCTGATCCTGTCGGGCCTCACCGTCTCCAATATTCTTGGCGTGCCCGGCGGGACCGCGATCGGCAATGCCCTGGGCTGGCGCGCCACCTTCTGGACCGTGGGCGCTATCGGCTTTGTCGCCACGTTGGCGACCGCCTTTTTCCTGCCCGCCGCCCCCGGCGTTCAGGCCGCTGCGGGCAGTTTCAAGCGCGAGTTCCGGGCCCTCGGTCGGCAAGCCATTATCTGCTCGCTGCTGATCGTCGTTCTGGTGATGATCGGCCAATACAGCCTCTTCACCTTCATCGCCCCGCTCCTGCTCGAAGTTACCCAACTCGAACCTGGCGTCGTGCCGTGGGTGCTGCTGCTCTTCGGCATCGGCTCCACCATTGGCGTTTTCATCGGCGGCCGCCTCGCCGACTGGAAACTCATGCCATCGCTGATCGGCATCATGGTGCTGCAGGCCAGCGTTTATGCAGCCCTCTATCTCGCCAGCCCCGTCCCCTGGTTGATGGCCATCACGGTAATCGCTTGGGGCGGCGTCAACTTCGCCTTCGGCTCACCCGTGCAGTCCCGTATTCTCGCCTGGGCCGGCGATGCGCCCAATCTGGCCTCGGCGCTGGTGCCCACCGGCTTCAATATCGGCATTGCGATCGGCGCGGTGCTGGGCGGCACCTTGCTCGAGCACGACTTTGGCTACCGCAACCTCCCCCTGATCGGAGTCGCGGCGCTGCTGCTGGCGCTCGCCATTGCAGTTCTCTCCTATGCGTGGGAGCGCCACAGCGGTGACGTGCCACCCGGCGCGCCTGCCGCCGCCTAG
- a CDS encoding GatB/YqeY domain-containing protein yields MRETISEALKTALKARDQRRTATLRAISAAIKDKDIAIRQDNRGPATNEEVLAIIQKMVKQREESFAIYAQAGRADLATVEKEEIDILNEFLPKGLTEDEVDSAIKAAIAATGAEGPKDMGKVIAQLKADYPGRIDFGKASGKVKAALSA; encoded by the coding sequence GTGCGCGAGACCATCAGCGAAGCCCTGAAAACTGCGCTCAAGGCCCGGGACCAGCGCCGTACGGCCACGCTCCGGGCGATCAGTGCGGCGATCAAGGACAAGGATATCGCGATCCGCCAGGACAATCGCGGACCGGCCACCAATGAGGAAGTGCTCGCCATCATTCAGAAGATGGTCAAGCAGCGCGAAGAAAGCTTTGCCATCTATGCGCAGGCGGGACGCGCGGACTTGGCCACGGTGGAGAAGGAAGAAATCGATATTCTCAATGAGTTCCTGCCCAAAGGACTCACGGAGGATGAGGTGGACAGCGCCATCAAGGCGGCGATTGCGGCTACGGGCGCCGAGGGACCCAAGGACATGGGCAAGGTCATCGCCCAGCTGAAGGCTGACTATCCCGGCCGGATCGATTTCGGCAAAGCCAGCGGCAAGGTCAAGGCTGCGCTGTCGGCCTAG
- a CDS encoding AzlC family ABC transporter permease gives MNRSDFLAGLRSGFVVAVSSAPFAVLFGAVAVDNGLSVLDVGLMSALVFAGASQLVGIELFGSHVPAWLIVLSILAVNFRHVLYSAALAPMFSRYSPMQRLLAFFLLTDPQYADAIRRSETNQSLSFTWYLTFGLVVWLQWVVFSVLGAWFGGLLGDPRTFAIDVLLPIYFLGLVVTFRRRTGFYPVVLASMTGAVLAYHFVGSPWHVSIGAVLGILVAVLLPAPLAQARSSVAPEAH, from the coding sequence ATGAACCGTAGCGATTTCCTCGCGGGCCTGCGCAGTGGCTTTGTGGTGGCCGTCTCCTCGGCGCCGTTCGCGGTGCTGTTTGGCGCGGTAGCGGTCGACAATGGCCTGAGCGTTCTCGATGTCGGCTTGATGAGCGCCCTCGTTTTTGCGGGCGCCAGCCAGCTCGTTGGCATCGAGCTCTTCGGCAGCCACGTTCCAGCCTGGCTGATCGTCCTCTCCATCCTCGCGGTGAACTTTCGGCACGTGCTCTATTCGGCGGCGCTGGCGCCGATGTTCAGCCGCTACAGCCCCATGCAGCGGCTACTCGCTTTCTTTCTCCTCACCGATCCGCAATATGCCGACGCCATCCGGCGCTCCGAGACAAACCAGTCGCTCAGCTTCACCTGGTATCTCACCTTCGGCCTTGTGGTCTGGCTGCAATGGGTGGTGTTCTCCGTCCTTGGCGCCTGGTTCGGCGGCCTGCTCGGCGACCCCCGCACCTTCGCCATCGACGTGCTGCTGCCCATCTATTTCCTTGGTCTCGTGGTCACTTTTCGCCGGCGGACCGGCTTTTATCCGGTTGTGCTCGCCAGCATGACTGGTGCCGTGCTCGCCTATCACTTCGTCGGCTCCCCCTGGCATGTCAGCATCGGCGCAGTCCTCGGCATCCTAGTTGCCGTGCTGCTGCCCGCTCCGCTGGCGCAGGCCAGGTCTTCCGTAGCGCCGGAGGCTCACTGA
- the carA gene encoding glutamine-hydrolyzing carbamoyl-phosphate synthase small subunit has translation MTGWQQSPATALLILADGTRLEGRGIGATGQAAGEVCFNTAMTGYQEVLTDPSYAGQIITFTFPHIGNVGTNDEDIEMVNQAALSGVRGVVLKADITNPSNYRAAEKLDAWLKKRNIIGIAGIDTRALTAKIREGGMPNGVIAHQPDGAFDDAAITAELNAFPGLEGLDLAKEVTTAQTYHWSETGWKWGEGYAEVTDPSFHIVAIDYGAKRNILRCLADQGARVTVLPATATAEDVMAYQPDGIFLSNGPGDPAATGEYAVPTIQKLMDTGKPVFGICLGHQLLGLALGGKTSKMHQGHHGANHPVKDLTTGKVEITSMNHGFAVDSASLPAGVTQTHISLFDGSNAGLAVEGKPIFSVQYHPEASPGPRDSHYLFTRFLNHVREQKGVAPEPEHKQPGV, from the coding sequence GTGACCGGCTGGCAGCAATCCCCCGCGACCGCCCTTTTGATCCTTGCGGATGGTACCCGTCTTGAGGGGCGCGGAATCGGAGCCACGGGCCAGGCCGCCGGCGAAGTGTGCTTCAACACCGCCATGACCGGCTACCAGGAAGTGCTGACCGATCCCTCTTATGCCGGGCAGATCATCACCTTCACCTTCCCCCATATCGGCAATGTCGGCACCAACGACGAAGATATCGAGATGGTCAACCAGGCCGCCCTGTCGGGCGTGCGGGGCGTCGTGCTCAAGGCCGATATCACCAATCCTTCCAACTACCGGGCCGCTGAAAAGCTCGACGCCTGGCTCAAGAAGCGCAACATCATCGGCATTGCCGGTATCGACACGCGCGCCCTGACCGCCAAGATCCGCGAAGGCGGCATGCCCAATGGCGTGATCGCCCACCAGCCCGACGGCGCCTTTGACGATGCGGCCATTACCGCCGAACTCAATGCCTTCCCCGGCCTTGAAGGGCTCGACCTTGCCAAGGAAGTCACCACCGCCCAGACCTATCATTGGTCCGAGACCGGCTGGAAATGGGGCGAAGGCTATGCCGAAGTCACCGATCCATCCTTCCACATCGTCGCCATCGACTACGGCGCCAAGCGCAACATTCTGCGTTGCCTGGCCGATCAGGGTGCGCGCGTCACTGTCCTGCCTGCGACTGCAACGGCCGAGGATGTGATGGCTTACCAGCCGGACGGCATCTTCCTGTCCAACGGCCCCGGCGATCCCGCGGCGACCGGCGAATATGCCGTGCCCACCATCCAGAAGCTGATGGATACCGGCAAGCCGGTCTTTGGCATCTGCCTCGGCCACCAACTGCTTGGCCTGGCGCTTGGCGGCAAGACCTCCAAGATGCACCAGGGTCATCACGGCGCCAATCACCCGGTCAAGGACCTGACCACCGGCAAGGTCGAGATCACCTCGATGAACCACGGCTTTGCCGTGGATTCCGCGAGCCTGCCCGCCGGCGTGACCCAGACCCATATTTCCCTGTTCGATGGCTCCAATGCCGGCCTGGCGGTCGAGGGCAAGCCGATCTTTTCGGTACAATACCACCCCGAAGCCAGCCCCGGCCCGCGCGACAGCCATTACCTGTTCACGCGCTTTCTCAACCATGTGCGCGAGCAAAAAGGTGTGGCCCCCGAGCCCGAACACAAGCAGCCCGGCGTCTAA
- a CDS encoding DUF308 domain-containing protein, translating to MAINGEIKRRFAAITALRGLIMLLAGLYAILAPGDALTVLVLAGGIILIVDGALGLWSLTFGGGKSGNYWFDVISNALSLLLGVLILLSPLVATILTATFLASLVGLAALLVGIMQIVVIIREREIYARIWPVLLSGIAYVVLGLVFLVFPLVSSSVMVVLGGIMLVLFACGLFGWAWRLYQRSKRA from the coding sequence ATGGCGATTAATGGAGAAATCAAGCGGCGCTTTGCGGCGATTACCGCCTTGCGCGGCCTCATCATGTTGCTGGCGGGGCTTTATGCGATCCTGGCGCCGGGCGATGCGCTGACGGTGCTGGTGCTGGCCGGCGGCATTATTCTGATCGTCGACGGAGCCCTGGGTTTGTGGAGCCTCACGTTTGGTGGCGGCAAGAGCGGCAATTACTGGTTCGACGTTATTTCCAATGCCTTGTCGCTGCTTCTTGGTGTGTTGATTCTGCTCAGCCCGCTGGTCGCCACGATTTTAACGGCGACGTTCCTCGCGAGCCTTGTCGGGCTGGCGGCGCTGCTGGTGGGGATCATGCAAATCGTCGTCATCATTCGCGAGCGTGAAATCTACGCGCGCATCTGGCCGGTGCTGCTGTCGGGCATCGCCTATGTGGTGCTTGGTCTGGTGTTTCTGGTTTTTCCCCTCGTCAGTTCAAGCGTGATGGTGGTGTTGGGCGGCATCATGCTGGTGCTATTCGCCTGTGGCCTGTTTGGCTGGGCCTGGCGGCTGTATCAGCGCAGCAAGCGC
- a CDS encoding neutral zinc metallopeptidase — protein sequence MKWQGRNRSSNIEDRRGQGGGFGGRRGGGLGGLGRGGGIRIPMGGRTGGGLGLFGTIVVLGILWFATGQNPLDMLTGGSSTGGVPAQSSSRSLPTQGEDELADFVGVVVKETEDLWTEVFTAQGAEYVEPRVVLFTDVVNTACGTADSSTGPFYCPGDQRVYIDLSFYDQLHRQFGAPGDFAQAYVLAHEVGHHVQNLTGILPEFNQRRQSMSQEDANAYSVRIELQADCYAGVWANYAGQQNLLETGDFEEALNAAEQIGDDTLQMRSQGFVVPKTFNHGTSEQRRNWFDRGYRSGDPADCDTFSARI from the coding sequence ATGAAGTGGCAAGGAAGAAATCGTAGCTCCAATATCGAGGACCGGCGCGGGCAGGGCGGCGGTTTTGGCGGCCGTCGTGGCGGCGGGCTGGGCGGGCTTGGACGGGGCGGTGGTATTCGCATTCCCATGGGCGGCCGCACGGGCGGTGGCCTGGGGCTGTTTGGCACCATCGTCGTGCTGGGCATCCTCTGGTTTGCGACTGGGCAGAATCCGCTCGATATGCTCACGGGCGGGTCGAGCACCGGCGGGGTTCCGGCGCAAAGCTCGTCGCGCAGTCTGCCCACGCAGGGCGAGGATGAACTCGCCGATTTCGTCGGCGTGGTGGTCAAGGAAACCGAGGATCTCTGGACCGAGGTGTTCACCGCCCAAGGCGCGGAATATGTGGAGCCACGCGTCGTCCTGTTCACCGATGTGGTCAACACCGCCTGTGGCACAGCCGATTCGAGCACGGGTCCGTTTTATTGTCCCGGCGACCAACGGGTGTATATCGATCTGAGCTTTTATGATCAGCTGCACCGGCAGTTTGGCGCGCCCGGCGACTTTGCGCAGGCCTATGTGCTGGCCCATGAAGTTGGCCACCATGTGCAGAACCTGACCGGCATCCTCCCCGAATTCAACCAGCGCCGGCAGAGCATGAGCCAGGAAGATGCCAATGCTTATTCGGTGCGCATCGAATTGCAGGCCGATTGCTATGCCGGGGTGTGGGCAAACTATGCGGGGCAGCAAAACCTGCTGGAAACGGGCGACTTTGAAGAAGCGCTCAATGCGGCCGAGCAGATCGGGGATGATACGCTGCAGATGCGCTCGCAGGGGTTCGTCGTGCCCAAGACCTTCAATCACGGCACATCCGAGCAGCGCCGCAACTGGTTTGACCGCGGTTACCGTTCGGGGGATCCGGCCGATTGCGACACTTTCTCGGCGCGCATCTGA
- a CDS encoding AzlD family protein → MGVDAGMLALIAAAAVATYLTRIGGYVLITRLHTIPPRLQAALDAVPAAVLTTLFAPAFFNGGWDVKLALLVAGLVSLRYPGLIMLFAGWATAMVARHLLGL, encoded by the coding sequence ATGGGGGTCGATGCTGGAATGCTGGCGCTGATTGCAGCGGCGGCAGTGGCCACTTACCTGACCCGGATTGGCGGCTATGTGCTGATCACCCGGCTCCACACCATCCCGCCCCGCCTTCAGGCAGCGCTGGATGCCGTTCCGGCGGCCGTGCTGACAACCCTGTTCGCTCCGGCCTTCTTCAATGGCGGCTGGGACGTCAAACTCGCCCTGCTGGTCGCGGGCCTCGTGTCGCTGCGCTATCCCGGCCTCATCATGCTGTTTGCCGGCTGGGCTACCGCCATGGTCGCCCGGCACCTGCTCGGCCTTTAA